From Candidatus Palauibacter scopulicola, one genomic window encodes:
- a CDS encoding alpha/beta hydrolase-fold protein, with translation MKLNASWWSHRLGQEVNVARWGEVGVPFLMFPTAGGDAEEIERFLVIDTVADYLADGRIKVYSCDSVAGRVMLGREGTPEHRMTVLDRFQEFVYREFVPMIREDCNDPGIEVIVAGSSIGAFNALAMLCRFPDAFSHAVCMSGTYDLQRFLKHETGAEARATGDFYRASPVHHLPQLAGETLDRLRQRFVLLASGRGRAEDIGESWRAASLLGRKGVPNRVDDWGEEWHHDWPTWRHMLVRYLDELLPAP, from the coding sequence ATGAAACTCAACGCCAGTTGGTGGTCGCACCGCCTCGGCCAGGAGGTCAACGTCGCGCGCTGGGGCGAGGTCGGCGTGCCCTTCCTCATGTTCCCGACCGCCGGAGGAGACGCGGAGGAGATCGAGCGCTTCCTCGTCATCGACACGGTCGCGGACTACCTGGCGGACGGCCGGATCAAGGTCTATTCGTGCGACAGCGTGGCGGGCCGCGTCATGCTCGGACGCGAGGGGACGCCGGAACACCGCATGACCGTCCTCGACCGGTTTCAGGAGTTCGTCTACCGCGAGTTCGTCCCCATGATCCGCGAGGACTGCAACGATCCCGGGATCGAGGTCATCGTCGCGGGCTCCTCGATCGGCGCGTTCAACGCGCTCGCCATGCTGTGCCGGTTCCCCGACGCCTTCTCGCACGCCGTGTGCATGAGCGGCACGTATGACCTCCAGCGCTTTCTGAAACACGAGACCGGGGCCGAAGCGAGAGCCACTGGCGACTTCTACCGCGCGTCGCCCGTACACCACTTGCCGCAACTCGCGGGCGAGACGCTGGACCGGCTGCGCCAGCGCTTCGTCCTCCTCGCCTCCGGGCGCGGGCGGGCGGAGGACATCGGCGAGTCCTGGCGCGCGGCCTCGCTCCTGGGGCGGAAGGGCGTGCCGAACCGCGTCGACGACTGGGGCGAGGAGTGGCACCACGACTGGCCCACGTGGCGCCACATGCTCGTACGCTACCTCGACGAGCTGCTCCCGGCTCCCTAG